TTAAGATTTCATTTGAAGGTAAAACAGATTTAGAGCTGCTAAGACCCTCAGGTAGACTGGTCCTAATATAATTTGATCGTGTCAGACAGATAAAGGTGGAGTAAGGCCATTTAAAGCTTTcaaaacagtcattttaaaatctattcttTGACTGACAGGTAACCAATGTAGTGATTTTAAAAGTGGAGAGATGTGAGCTCTCAGCCCGGCTTTTGTGCTGCTGCATTTTGCACGAGCTGTAGCTTGGAAATAAATTGCTTTCTTGAATGCACCAGACAGAGGAGCATTGCAATTATAGAtttactgtgtcactgtgattCAGCAGAAAACCTTAGATGCACCGTACACCTCCTTATACGTGATGCATTTTAAGAGCAACACCGATAAGGACTCACTGCTGCCTCATCATGGGAATGTTAACACAGTTGGCTGCTGCCACGGCCGCGAAAGGGACCCAGCGAGCCACGAGAGGAGGAGCTTTCTGCAGATGGAGAAAAACCAAAGTCATAAAACATCCTCGTAACAAGCTACCCCATCCCCTGAAGAAAACTGGAAGATGTAGCTAGTGGTTAGGTTTTTGGACGAAACAGTGATCATTTCAGATTGTCCATCGTGGGTCTGGCCAGATGTGCGTTTGTACCTTTGTGTAGAGGTTGAGTCCGACTGCCGTTGCTAAAGCCGTGCTGGTGGCTGTGAAGTAGGCGACTCCGATCTGCCTGAGAGACGCAACATTTAAACACCGGATCACATTAGCTCACAGTTAGCTTCATTAGCTCCGTCAAAAAAATTCTGGCTACatccttcttgtttttttctaagcTACGTGTGTAATCCAGAGAAAAGAGATAAAGCCTGAAGTTGTCTGGCAACCACGAACACGGATGGCTTTTGTAAATTACtcaaaaatgtgacacaaaataatgattcatcctttatttgtgtaaaaatcaGCCTGTCTGTTGCTAGGATGTTATGAGGTGTGTCCTGTTGGTCTCCAGGAGACCGTGAGCGGCGGCGCCctaatgacagagagagagtggacGTCAAACCTTGGGAAAGTGACGGGACATCCCTGACTGGAGAGATGTGTAACTGGTGACACAGTATGTTTCTGAACCGATGCTTAAAATGAATTTAGGCTCTGAACATTGTAGCTGCCAAAATCTGTTGCCATTTTCTTCTAACCAGTCTCTAAACTGCTGCGTTCttcttagtgttttttttttttttattattattattattttcatgtctgTCCACCTCAGTTTGGTTAATCTGTCCAgttgtttgtgctttttgctTCTCTTACacgttttcttttcctcatcttTGTTGGGAACACGTCATTCTTCAGCCCTgtatccattttttttgtctaaatgtAATATTTGGAAAATACTCCCATTTTCCTAGTTATTAAAAGAgtaaatgttgctgttgtttcagaTTGGATTTTTGACCGAGCTGTCAGCAAATGATTTAAACTCAATTAAgttatttttgtgtaatttggGCTTTAACTAGCGCCTGTAATAGCCTGTGGGCCAATGGTTGGTACTAAAAACCCTTTGGAGAACTCTTATTTGAAATTATGGATAAACAACAATGAACTCTGATGATGAAACTGTTATTTGTCTGGATTGCCAAACACCCACCAAAACCTGATGTCGTATGCAAAATATGCTTTATTGGACCATTTGtgtacaataacaacaacatattGCCATAAATAACTACTGTTAACAGAGGTTGCTGATGGAATTAATTCTATGTCGGGCTGCTGAGATTAATCCAACTTTCCGAGCTGGAGATCCGACTTCACGGGCCGGTTCTGATTTGGCATCGATTCCATCCGTCTGTGAAGACTTCCACTGACTCAGGTCATGATGGtgatgaataaaggcaactgggcatgtagaatttcttgaagacgttttcgcaactcatccgagtagcttctcctttctgagagactagtgggaagttgaggttttaaAGTGGAAAAACTCCGTGGGTAAATCAAATCAGAAACTTGCTTCACCATAGAACTGGCGCCACTAATTTCCATGATGTCTTCAagaaaagtccagttgcctttactCAGCACCTTTTGGATCGATTGTAAatggttcaattcatcgatatcattcgcattcatgcttatcgattcttttcgtgccgaatctttacatcccagtccagatggtggcgaTAATGCACCTAAAAGATGTTTGCTAAacgccataaaacaaaagacgAAGAGTCTTTACGTTAAAGCACGTCATTCACGTCACATGACGACAGGAAAGAGAGACTGAAACGGTCCAAAGTGGCTTCAAttcaccagaagggactgtaacaaggcaacgtgcaacttatgcagcaccgCAATTTCAAACAAGGGCGGCAACAacaccaacatgctgaagcatttgtggACAATGCGCAGCGTTAAATATCTCCCCCTAGTGCCTGTGTAAATACGTGGCCCATCGAGAAATAATCACCGCTGAATATTGACCAATCACCGTCGAGTATTCAAGAGAGCCGTGTTGTAATTACAAGTATTTCCTGCTTGGTGTGAAGCTAGCTGATGCCCCTTCATGACTACCTGGAGATCTCACAGGAGCCGCAACAGAGATCTATGAACTAACATGAAGCTGCACAGGTCATTCACTGATCATCCATCTGTTTTCATCAGCTTATTCTAAGTCACAGGGgaaacaggcttttttttttagttcttaaTGAGATATTTAAACCCTTTGTGTCTCCTACCAACTGTCCAAACCTACCTCCAAGGGTAGGGACCCAAGGGACATCGTCACCAGATACCTGCACCATCTCAACCGGCCTCTACAGATTCCAGCTCGACTCTAAGCTCCCTCCACCTACAACAGTCAAtctgactgtttgttttttaatttttactctactctctttttatttgattatgtattttcttttgcgCAGCATGTTGGAAATGTGCCGACATGTCTGACCTTACTCCATTTACATCAACACCTTCTGTACCGACCTTTTACCAACTAATACAGTAGAGGtccaaatgaaaacaagacGTATTGATGAGgaatcagataaaaaaaatatttactttctgtcattttcattgGGTTCTTGGAAACTTACCACCTTTTtataaatttgttcataatgctaattctgcaTATTTCAAGgattcaatgtttttattttaaccacaCAGAAGCATGAGTTGGAATGAAATTTTGCACTCAAGATCCTGGGTTGTTACCCATGGTAACTATAATACATAGATACTGAGTAACTATAATACAGGCACAAGTAAATAGTACATGATACTGGTAACAGTGtctaaacaagataaataaaataagctaaaCAGGGTAGAAAAAatctacataaaaataaaacggcaACAAGCAGCATGAATAACGGTAGTAGAGCAGCACGGATTATTCAAGTTGTACAGggaattttaaatgtgtaaaagacATTGATTGTGATTACACTTCtattcttctattttattttactacataatagttattttttattttattgtaatctaatctcatttttttattatatttagtgttttttaaaagtatttcttttatgcacaactaagctactgtaaCTGAATTTATTCCCCCTCATGGATcatgtctaagtctaagtctgacTGGAACATTTCCTCAAGATGCACAATGTGGACAAAATCAAGTCAATTCATATGTAGTTATTTCATACTTAATATTAAcgtcctgagaccctgcgtcctcatatggggacgtttcAGCTTTCTGTTTGCAGCAGCTTATTCTAGTTGTATTCATTTCAACCTGCTGTTCCCTGAAGTGGACGCTTTAATCTGCCACCTTGTGGTGGCAAAAGGTCAACACACtcattcagcagctgatcaCAGGACACAAGTGGACATAAGTACAAAACCTCATCCAGCTCATTaaattttctagtttgatatgggAAGTAACAAAaatttttaacaaattctacCGATAGGAACAAGGTAGAGTATCagtaattagcaagtactcgattgaggacgttgggacttcattgttagTAATTCAGCAATGTTCaggatttgaaataaatagtttcataATTTGTTACACGCTGatgactttattgtattatacagCAAATTAagccctgtgtccacatatgaggactttttttttttttttcaaaaactacatCTTGTTCAtagatgatgtttagtttttattcgtCTTACGGAGAAATTAAATATCCACGCCAAActaaagctcgggtctcaggaggttaaacgaGACATCAGTTTTTTCAACATTATGATGCTATTTTTTATCTACTGTGGGGTGGCACATGAATAAATCAAATCTATTCACCTGAAAGGGATGAATGTACATGTTGGATCTTACTTGGTGGTGATGGGGGAGGCAGCGTTACGGTTGGTGTAGTTGACCAGAGCGTTGAAGGACTGATTCACCCACTGCCAGAACACCACAGCAGGAACCGTCCTAGAAACACGCACAGTTAACGAAACTCCTCTGAAGCTTCCTCTGTCAAACAGCAAGACGTGGTAAAATGCAGCtcgtcttgtttgttttttttgtttgttttttttttgctacctGTAGAACTGCAGCATGAAGCCGGTGATGGCCATGCCCCCGGGGACCTGGAACGACATTCGGCCAATGAGGTTCATTCGGTCTCCTGTGTCTGGGTGAAAGGCAGAGTCGTAGAGCTTCTTAGCGTAGTGGAGCTGCTCCTCTGTAGTTCCAGGAGGGATGGACCCTGccctgcagaaaagaaaagaaaagagagagaaacactgaagcagGACTAACAAACCTAAAGAAAGATCActttcaccaaacatccacctTAAAACTGCTTTACATTTCCATGCTTCTGTCACAGATATTACACTCAATTCCAATTTTCAACAATTGCCAACGTCTAAGGGATGGAAATCGAAgccaaatgaccacttgagcaCCTAAATcctcaactttacagcagaaataaacatgtttacagccaggtacaaataaagttttgtcATTTATAGCTAATTAAGCAATTCATGGCAACTGTACAGAGAGGAAATGTTAAACAATTCACTAATTTAAATGACATCAAGACTTAAATTGCGCATAATCATAGCAGGTTGCTTTCAGCCTCTACCCAGCTCCACTCACACTCCAACTCTTTGGCTATTTCTGAATTAGCTCGTATTTCAGTGGAGTGAAGGACTTacttccaagatggcgactgCCGGAGCCActgcactgagcttcaaaactgacCTTCGGGAAATTTATGGGGGACGTTAAAGAGGATCTGTATACAGttcatgctttttatttatttatttttttaaatagtcaaACCTACTTTAGCACTATAGCCtttaaacataataatattaaattaatatttaatttttatatatttaacaatttatttttagtagtgacaaaaacacataatttgagtactttaatatttaatattttaagataatatttataaaatttAACCTACTGCAATAAAAATGTccataagaataataataatacaaaaaatctGATGTGGCTTTTAATAGGACTGAATAACAGGAAAGAGGTTAACAGTAGCCATGGTAACGCAGGTATCACTACAACAAGCAGGAAGTTCGACTTTGATTTCTCACAAACCAGTTGTAGTTAAAGTGTTACCTTAAGTGTTGGGGTAAACTGTTTTACACGTTTATGGACAAATGCCAACTGTGTCAACAAGAGTAATTTCGAATATGTTCATACTATTTCTGCTGAAAGATTGACGTctgaaaggttaaaaaaaaatgtgcccgAGGCGGAGGCCCGACGCCGTCTTCACGTCCTTACCTGCAGCTGTCCACCAAAGCCTTGGCTTCATCCAGGCGCGAGTCAGGCAGCAGCGCCGTGCGACAGTCTGTGATGTTGAAGAAGTGTTTCAGTCGGCCCATGAACGTGGTCTGATCCCATCGCGGCGCATCGATGTCGAACGAGCTCAAAGCCATCGTGTTTGTTGAAGAACGGCCTCAAGCCGATGCATTAAAAAGAATCTGCAGCAGGTTCCTCGGCCGTTCGCTGCAGTCGAACCcctggagaagaaaagaaaaaaatggaggcaTTAAACAgctcttttaaaaaatgaagacgaaatgaacagaaacaaacaatagGCTGAAATAATAAACTGGTTAATGAGGGAACTACACACACGTCTCTGGTCCTGCTCCGAGCTGATGTAACGTTAGCAGGTTTTTAGCTCAGTGGGCCAGAGACACATGGGTATAGTCTGGATTTTATCATGAAATACAATCAACAGCAGACTGATACAATAAATATTAGAGCTGAAATGATTGGTTAAAGTTTGTCAATcactataaaaacaggaaactgtttGTCAAACTACACTTCATAGTATATAAAAGCCTTGCATTCAcaatcagtttaatttaaattcatgaaATGTCCAGAAAAATGCACTTAAAGCATTTAAATGTCCctgttttattatatatattttagtaattACCAATGCATTAACACATAAGAAGTACATAAGTTACTACAATACTATTGTGTAATCATGTGTCATATTTAATAAATCTTGTCTGTAAAATCGttatttgaaaaataacagACTAAAGTAAACTACAAGtacaataataacatttaatgttGTGGAACAAGTAAAACTCCAATTTCCAAGAATAATTAACTGTGGTGGTTTTATCCAGTCTCTCTTCAGGTGTAAAGGAGCCATCAAACGTTGGCGAGCACCTTAAATCTTGGTGTAAAAACAATCATCTTCACTGTGAATACCCTGCAGCGCTCCAACTCTTTCACCACCCAGACTGTTAGAAACCAAACACAtccctgaacaaacacaaactcttgTTCCGCCCTGAACTCTCAAGCCCCAAATCTCCACTAGAAATCATTGACCACCCCCTGGTAAATGGATCCACAGGTAGTCATTTGGAGtttttgcagctgcagcaacGTGCGTCAAAACCTGCTGACTGCAGCTCGGCCCGCCCAAAAGTCCCACTGCACAGCCGATATTATTACACTACCAAGTATTTATGATGAGTTTTAGGTGAAATAATACACAGCACACATGAGGAGAGCGCGGCACCAGCCATATCTGAAGGCTCCACCTGGCTGGAACTGGATTGTTTCTGAAGCTGTTTGTTTAGAAAGTGGGTTAAAGGCCGGCAAGACCCGGTGGGATCGCTGAACATGAGCCAGAAGACAACATGGCCCCAGACGccaataagaataaataatcaaaagaGAAAGAACTGGATTCATAACTGAAGCTTGGGAACAGAATAAAGCCGCAAGCTTCAGAACCGATCGTTTAGTTTGATCAGAAATCCAAAAACGTTCAGTTCATGTTGACTTTAAACTGAGAAAAGTGGCCAGTGCTCACATTATAAAAAGCTGAAATCAAAAGGAAAATTATTAACAGTAAATTAATCTTCATCTTTAtcgataataaataaatggttttctattatttttgaaGCACAAGTGCTAATAATCTGCTGGATGTGACTTCTTTTCAATTAATAGTTGATTAGTAACTATCGAGCTGAAAGTTGCTTAAAATAGTCACAAATTTCTCAAAGCAAAGATAGTTTTTAAAAACTGCTTAAACTTGCATCTTGGTTACTTTCCACCTAATATGCTGTATACAAAtagtaaatataatttaattaacttttgGACTATTGGACAAAATATAACACTTTAATataaatctttctttcagtccAAATATGAAGTGACTAACATGACCAGTAAATTAAGGCTGCATAGGGGAGTTTATTAAGACAACCCCAGACTGAGGAGGGACCCAAATGATCCAGATTTACTACACGTCAGTATGTTCGGTTTGTGGCTCAtatgttttaaagttgtgttgcATTTTGTAACTATTACTGTCACTATCAACAcctgaaaacaacaactcacCTCACCTCACTTAAACAACGTTGTTCTGTCTGACCAACAGTAAAAACCCAAAGACATTGAGTTTATTCATAACTCGcattcagtttaaaaactgCTCCCCATTATCAGATTAGCTGTCAGTTCATTTGCTCTCGCCTAATTTATTAATTAGTTCAGCCAGAGCCAGGGAAAATAATGGCGTCTACAATGGAGGTCACAGGGTATTAGAGAAAACAACCGGTCGATTCATACACAAATCAATGGGAAGATTAATGGATCcgaatgtaaaatgaaaaataattaaaaacctGCAGTCTTATAGGATGAACCAGCTATACTCTGACACCAATGAGAGACTAGATCCTTTACTCACTGCAAATGATGTCaaagaaataatattaaaagtgTTACATACCAAAAACAAGTATGATTATTACTGACGTATTAATGTGTACTTTAACTATTCTGTTCAGGACTGCAGCTAATTATTTTCACAGTGGATTGATATGTTGATCGGGTGTTAAACCCAtagtacaaacaaaacaaaatatgagaaaaatattaaaattatgacaataaattaaagaaaatgtggcaaatattcacattaatgtCGGTGTAGTCATGGAAATTgtactgtttttattcattttctggcAACTGATCAATGTATTGACTCGTCGTTTCTATACTGTTGCTTGATGAAATGCACATAacattattttatgtgtttatttcatgcaGTAATTGGTTTTGTGCAGGAATTTAAGATGCGCATTAGTATggacaacaataaaatgttcgACTCAATACAGCAGAATACTAGAATGCATTCACATTTACATCAATAGGTTCGCTCAGTTCATTGGGTACAGGAGagaaaacgaatgcattctaataaaaCACTCTTGCTCTAAATCTTAGCCCCATGAAGGTTATAGcgttcagtatttatttaaaataactaatttGGAAGAAGAAACTGTGTTTTCGTTTTGCAGGCTCTGGTTTGTGGCGCTGTTTAACTGCATTGTGCTGTACCACATatgtttctgttgtcatgacaaggccattttagtcagtggatTAGAATAAGTAACAAAAAGAAAGTTACATTTGATCCAGTTAAAGAGCTCCACAAACTACGCGctccaaaatgatcacatgATTGAATTACCACTTTTCTCTCACAGTGTTTCAGCGTAATCTGAGCATCATAACATTCACCAAGTTAAGACTTAGCAACGATCTGTTTGGGTTTTCGCTGGTGTACCTTAAGATTTCTCAAGTAATGGCACTTTGCAGCACTAACTAGCTGCAGGCTTGACAAACTGGATCTGCAGGCCACAGCAACATCTGGATATATCCACACACGAGGGTCTCGACACTTTTAAGATCGTGCACGCAGGAAGTGTGTTCAGTTACATGCATTCGGTTTATAACCCAGATGTTTGTGAGTCTAAAGAAGAGTCCCGGCGTTAGGTTTAACCACATAAAGTGAAAACATGTCAGCTCTGGGAGTGATGCAACTCAATGCTCGAGTTACCGGCTGAATTTGatttctgcaaaacaaatggaaacgGCGAGAGAGATCACGGGCAAAGCCTCTCGCATACCGGCTGTAAATTAATCTGCACCGAGTAAAACAGAAGACGTACCTGAGATTGACGCTCCACTCGCTCCACGGAGCAACCTGTCAGGTAATCAAACGTGCTCGTGTGGCATTGTAAAGAAATGTGCACGTGGCAAACCGTCCTCCAATCACAGGTCGGGGCAGATCCCCGTCTTAAAACCAGCCCAAACCAAACCTCACTCAACAAACAGACCTAAAATACATAAACGTGTTGATGTGTTCTGTATGTTTCCTGGACCTGAGTAAAATTTTACTTTACAGCTGCTGCGAACTAACTAGCTACTTAATTAGCTCTATCGCAACATGAATGGTTTGTTCTCGGTTTCGGGCTAAAATTTAACAAACTAGCGATTGTGCAGTAAGTCAGTGTAACATGTGTGGCAAGTGATAGTTTGCAAAATGGACCATTTGGGAGTATTCGTGCTCTATGCGTTAAACATTTAGCAGAGAGCTAACAGATTCGTCCTCCATACTTGCAGCTCGTGCGGCTTTCAATGTCAATCgtttatttgaatattatcATAATTTAAGTGGGGGGATTCGTTCACAGTGGCCTCTGATGACATCTTTAATTTTTCTAAGtgtagaaatgtaaataaaatcctGAGTTTTACTATAATAAAATCTATTATAAACACTAATTGGCAAATACAATTAGTCGTCCCTCACATAAAAATAAACGCAACAACATAACAGTGTGTTGTTCGTTACTCTCTTTCCTATTCTTCTGTTATTGCATGAACGCATCACGAGGCAGAGTTTTGTGCGTAGCTGTGCGTCTGACGTCATCCCCCTTAGTAACCCTCGGCGGCGTCTCCAGGAGAGAAGGCAACAAGATGGTGAGTTTAATTTACCGCAATAATTAGCCGTTAACTTAAACATCGGGCTTCGCGGGTGAAAAAACTGTGTCAATAATTATCGCCcgcttttatttattaccaATCACGTAAACTCCGCTGTCCGCAAAACGGCGAGAAAAACCGCTGAGCTGCTAAAGCTGCCTTGATGCTTCGTTCAGTTATCAGGGGAGATTAGCTTAGCAAGTTAGCTATGTTTAGCTCTTGTTATGTTTACTAGTCCTGCATGGCAACAACTAGCCACGAAGCGAGCAAATAAATAAGATGATGTGGCCAGCTACTCACTGCAAGTGTTGTTGTCGCCTCCTTGTGCCGGTACAAGTTAGGAGAGGGTTTGCTTTTCATCAAAAATCAAGGACTGGAGATGCACTTGTGCGGCCTGAGTTGGTGGGGTGCCCGGCTGCATGAAGGGGGAGATGCTATTGCTCCAGTGGTGGCTAACTGCAACAGTGCTCCCCCACTTCTGGTAAAGTGACATCACGTGGATGTTTTCACTGCTTGTTGCAGGGATTGCTGTCTATTCTGCGTAAGCTAAAGAGCACACCAGACCAGGAGGTTAGGATACTGCTGCTGGGTCTGGACAACGGAGGGAAGACCACCCTGCTCAAACAGCTGGCGTCCGAGGACATCAGCCACATCACCCCCACACAGGTGAGACGActggctcacacacacacaccacctgtCAGGGTAACACATGGGTGTCACTGCTTTATGTAAGATGCTTCAAAGTTTTGGCCCGGGGATTGCACCAGCTTGATGCTTTGTGCTTCTTTCAGGGATTCAACATTAAGAGCGTCCAGTCTCAGGGATTTAAACTGAACGTTTGGGACATTGGAGGCCAGAGGAAGATTAGGCCATACTGGAGAAACTACTTTGAAAACACTGATGTGCTGGTGAGTTAAGCTAGATGCACCAAACGGAGCAAAGACCCTGGATAGAGTTTTACACACATGTTAACACTGacaacattttgtttcagatttATGTGATTGACAGCGCCGACAGAAAGAGGTTTGAGGAAACGGGGCAGGTATGTAGAATGTGGCTTTATTGTAATGATTAGTTCATTGTCTTGTGAtctgcacagtttttttttatttcatttatcattttattttgtctacaacatttcagaaaacccTAAGCTAGATGTTTGGATacttgtgtttgtctgtctacGAGTCACAAATTCCAAAACATACAGTTTATTGTCACATAAAACCAAGACAACAAgtaaaatatacacatttaagAACCTCTATAtgttattttctgatgttttgttgAACATCTTAAAATGACATGATTGATAATTGTAGATTTATATTCTGATGATCCACTAGTTATTCCAATCCAAGCCTCACGTCTAAATGAATGAGCCCTTTAAAAGAAATGGATGACATgtgaatatttttctgtttattgtgatttattgtgTGATTTGCAAATACGTTCCAAATGTTCTTGTGCTTATGAAAAGTATAAAATCCTCCAGTAGGGATTTTTTGTGTGGGTAAAATGTTGTTcctataaatacatttagagtCTGCACCGACTCCAACATGCTACATCAAGTTCTTAGTTCATGGGTAAAGGTCCTGAAAATGGAATTTAAGTCAATGCTGATTGTTTTTCAAAGCGTAAAACTCTCTTATTATATAAAAGCAGtaaatttgaatgtttttgctTTCAAGCTTGAGTTAAATCAAGTCTCATGGAAGTCATGCGTCAAATCTAGCAGGAATTTAGTTGACGTGGATCTTTTCTCTTTCCGTCACGAcctttttgtgtctctctgtatAATCagcggatgtgtgtgtgtgtgtgtgtttgttgcaggAGCTGGCCGAGCTGTTGGACGAGGAGAAGCTGAGCGGCGTTCCTGTGCTGATCTTCGCAAACAAACAGGACCTGCTGACGGCCGCCCCGGCTTCCGAGATCGCGGAGGGCCTCAATCTGCACACCATCCGGGATCGCATGTGGCAGATCCAGTCCTGCTCTGCCCTCACCGG
This window of the Mugil cephalus isolate CIBA_MC_2020 chromosome 16, CIBA_Mcephalus_1.1, whole genome shotgun sequence genome carries:
- the arl3b gene encoding ADP-ribosylation factor-like protein 3 gives rise to the protein MNASRGRVLCVAVRLTSSPLVTLGGVSRREGNKMGLLSILRKLKSTPDQEVRILLLGLDNGGKTTLLKQLASEDISHITPTQGFNIKSVQSQGFKLNVWDIGGQRKIRPYWRNYFENTDVLIYVIDSADRKRFEETGQELAELLDEEKLSGVPVLIFANKQDLLTAAPASEIAEGLNLHTIRDRMWQIQSCSALTGEGIQEGMNWVCKSVNSKKK
- the sfxn2 gene encoding sideroflexin-2, producing the protein MALSSFDIDAPRWDQTTFMGRLKHFFNITDCRTALLPDSRLDEAKALVDSCRAGSIPPGTTEEQLHYAKKLYDSAFHPDTGDRMNLIGRMSFQVPGGMAITGFMLQFYRTVPAVVFWQWVNQSFNALVNYTNRNAASPITTKQIGVAYFTATSTALATAVGLNLYTKKAPPLVARWVPFAAVAAANCVNIPMMRQQEILNGIAVTDENGNKLGHSKKAAVKGITQVVISRITMAAPGMIVLPIIMQRLEKYKFMQRITFLHGPIQVMMVGGFLIFMVPAACSLFPQRCSMSVTKLEPELRDSIVSQYGDKVQRVYFNKGL